Part of the Coregonus clupeaformis isolate EN_2021a chromosome 8, ASM2061545v1, whole genome shotgun sequence genome, ACGGTCAAGATTGACAACAGTTATAGATGATGGATagctgtaaaatgtaaatgattgatGGCTATGAGTGTTGTAACATTTGACAGGTATATAGATGGAAGTAAAGGGTTGGCTATATAAATATGACTGATTGACGATCATATGAATGTAAAAAAGCTAATTATTTTCTTCAttcaattatattttatttgagcaTGTAACTGCCATTGAGATTGACATCTCTTTCTCAAGGACTTCCAACCTTGCCAAGAGACAGACGTGATGATTGACAGTTACATAAATGTGTATGAATGACATCACACTTTACTTGAACCCTACCTACTAGAGGTATTTTGGACCGTTCCtaaatggacctggggctttcccacccggACCCAACACgcataaataaaaaatgtaaatatagagACCCGTTCCGAACCGACCCGATGACAACTAGACCTGTTCTGtatagacctggtcggatccagacccggtccgatccgagtgagggaagcagcagaaaagtcattttttaagctactttattacCTCGAGCTGGGAGGGGCGGTACTGTGAGCGagtgacacagggaggagggagcgagagacggAAACCGACCAAACCGActcgcgctatagtagactaatagctgccaaagCTAGGTTATTTATAATCAAATATGATTACGTCGTACcggtcttgactgcatcaaaccgggagaagctagttaagctaaCTAACGCTAGCTACAGCGCATGCGCTTTCTAATCCTACAattacaaataacaacaactcaCTGAGGCTGCAGTGCATCCACTTTACAgtcctacagttacaaataacaactCCATTCAaaatattaagtagcagcctacctgatGGCTCTTGGTCATTGTAGCCTATCCGTTTCCTTTCACTTTAATTCCGTCCATCCTCCATTGATTAGATGACTAACTTTTGCTACACATAGAGCGAGGCTCTATATAACTGTTGCCTACTGCCGCTTTGATGACtcatgattggccaacaacaagctacacgcgcCACGCTCCACTCTGGTGAAAAGCAggagcagcagcataaattacAACATTCCTCTACTGCAGCAGTCGCGTTCGGATCTGTATGGGCccttccggacaagtcagttaaaattacacatatccgagacccgtgacaatcatatcagatccaACCCAGACctgtgacattatttagaattctggatctGGACCCGCTCGGGTCCCGGATCGGGTCTCGGGTGTTCaggtacaggtggatccgtgaagacctctactacCTACATCAGTGGTCCCaaactccggtcctccagtacccccaacagcacacattttgtGTGACGTGGGGTCATGTGACGTGGGTCACTTACGCCTGGATGGCTTCAGTGACAGAGCCGATCTGGTTGACTTTGAGCAGTAGGCAGTTGCAGGCCCGCTCCTCGGCAGCCTTCTCTATCCTCTTGGGATTGGTCACCGTCAGGTCGTCCCCGACAACCTGGATGCCCACGGAAGCGGTGAGGCGGGACCAGGCGGCCCAGTCGTCCTGGTCAAACGGGTCCTCGATGGACACCACTACAAAGGGGACAAGGGTTTTGTGTTATCTCTGACtagttaaaaaaaatgtatgcactgtgtgagtatatgtattttttaaactctcaaataaaatcaatcaatcaaattcatgTTAGATTGAATTAGGAATCTAATAGGTGTCAGATAACCATTTGCCTACCTGGGTAGTCGTTAACAAAGCTTTGGTAGATGTCTGACAGCTCCTCTCCGCTGATGTGTCTGTCAGCGTCCGGAGGAGACTTGAAGTCCAGGTCGTACTTCCCCTCGCGGTAGAACTCGGACGCCGCCACATCCATCCCAATCACCACCTTATCCGTGAAGCCTGCTTTCTCGATGGCTGTCTTTATCAGCTCCAACGCTGAAAGGAGAGacggaaagagggaggagggaaggaaagaAAGATGATAAGTGTTGGGCGGAGATCGAGAACGAGAGAGGAAGGTAGACTCTATCTTGCCTCTGAACCACTCTGTTTCTGCTTTAGACAACTTGTCTTGTTCCTTGTTTGATGAGATGATGCTGCTGTGTTGCTGAGTGCAGAAATAGTCAAGTATCCAAGCTGGAGTGGGGTTGAGAGTGAGGCAGAAAGGTTGCAAGAATACACACTGATTCTGTTCTAGATGCTAGAGAGATACTACAGACCAAAATCTATTCTAAGAGGCTACAGCTGACACTCCTTCAGGCTTTTCACACCTCTTTTTGATCTTGCCAGGGTTGACTTTCTGTCACACCTAGCTACTTCTTCAAATCATTCTTAGCCCAAGGCCCAgggttatcacacacacacacaccaacgcaaGCTCAAGTACAAGCTTAAGCGCTCACACACTGTTAGTTCAAAGATCATCTGATACACATTTCCTTGGCTGTTGGGAAATGTGAGAAAAGCAAGCCTTGAGGACATATCGTGACAAGCATACAGATGGGCAGACACTGTTTATGATTTTATCTGTAACACCATGTTAGATTTATGGCTGCTGTTTTCCCATAGACATTGCAGACTAGACTAGATCGTGGGTGAGAAGATTTGTCTATTGGTGTAAATGCACATACAGAATGTGGGCAACCAAAAGTGTTGAAAATATGAACATTGGCACAGTCCACTATTTTCAAAGTGCCCCCAAGAGAATGTATTATTTTAACTCTGTTCAAAGGGTTACcagagtcatgttcagtggggcacatagcaaaatgttttgaaacAGAAAAGAAAAAGTCCAGACCGCTTTCTTATGTTTGGTGTgtaatgaacacgacccaagATAGAGGTAAAGTGCCATGGATATCCTATGGTTGGAGTTGTACCGCGGATGTCTCGCTCGGGAATCCAACGTCTTAACCATTATATCAATAAAATACCTGTGGTCCGAGAGTGACAATTGAGCTTACAGGTCTCAGGCAGGTCTGCCCCTCACAGGACTGTGATTCTAAATCAACTCTGCTACACTTACCCTCACTGTTCTCCAGGATATTGGGGGCGAATCCCCCCTCGTCGCCAACGTTGGTAGCGTCCTGGCCATACTTCTCCTGGATCACCCCCCTGAGCGTGTGGTACAGCTCAGAGCCCACCCGTAGCGCGTCCCTGAAAGACTCCGCCCCGACAGGAAGTACCATGAACTCCTGCATGGCTAGCTTGTTGCCCGCGTGGGAGCCGCCGTTGATCACGTTGAACGCctggaaaggagatgaggagacaGATGGAATTAGCAGTTAGGCCAATACCCATGTTCAGCAGCTATGGTGCAGTACATTtccctttttttttcttctcgatACAGTATATGTTGTTTTTATCATACGTACCATTATGGTAAAACCATTTACACAATGACTGTTTCAGTGTTCATTATTGTTATTATGCTACTGCTACACCTCCTTCTCCTCTGATATGACAGTTACATAAGTAGTGTTTGTCTTACTGGAACTGGCAGCACCAGCTCTGTGTTTCCTGCCAAGTCAGCGATGTGACGGTACAGGGGGACCTCTTTCTCTGCTGCACCAGCCTTGCAAATGGCCAGGGAGATTCCCAGGATAGCATTAGCACCAAACTGAGCTGTCGACGAGGAAGGAAATGCGATAAATTCCAAAAAGGGCTACCAAAATCTAGGTTCAGACAAAAGCCCATTCTCTCAGTTAATGGTGGACCTGAATTGATCAGGGGATACAGCTTGACACATTTTATCTGTTTCTTTGGTAGGAGCCTGGAGACTCACACTTGTTCTCTGTGCCGTCCATTTCTATCATCGTGTTGTCCAGTTGCTCCTGCTCCACAACACTGATACCCTATGGGACACATCATATTTACACAACTCATTTATTAGCATATTAAAACGTTATTTAAATTGGTAAGTAATCGAGGACCAATTCTGTTCTTCAACAAATGGACGGATAACCCGCAACATATGGCAACTGCACACAAGAAAGATCTCATATTTTTAGCCACCTTTGAACTGAGCCAAACCCTCAAAAGTATTACCTCTTGCACATATCATAGATATAACAGATTTGCTTGTATAGAATCAGAGTACAACATCAATGAGTTGTAAGATGTTCAGCTCATTTCTATATGCATTCTATATATACACATTGTAAAAGTGCAGCAAAATGGCAATGTGATTTTCGTACGTTGCAGCAATGTGTTTTTACTGGCTGGCTGCATCCTAAGATTGATTTTCCACTAACATCTGCCTCAGcataaatctctctctctgtctgtggcgCAGCTGTCTGaatcataaatacacacacacaaacaataagacacacacacacacacacacacacagaacaattACTCCATGCTCTTACTCACTCATACCAACACATCCCCatacacatttcactgcacctatctggtgtttgtgacaataaaacatattttctttttttcttccaCTGTCTTTGGTCCATCTTCACACATTTGTTTATCAACGCCTGTCTGGATAGGTTAATCACATCCACTCAGCTTCTTGAAAGTCCATCCGGAGGCGATGGTTATCTGCAGATCAATATGTACTCACACTAAAACATGATCACTGTCACCTAGCTGACAAAACACAGTCTCCAACTCACCGATGCTATGAGGGCAGGAGCCAGAGTGTCATTGATGTGGCCCACTGCCTTGAGTACACCTAGATCAGAGAAAGAAGGCGGATAGGAGAGAAGATGGTGAAGGAGGAACAAAAATCATTCTGTTTACTCAAGCATTAGATATACATGCACACAAACAAACCTTTGCCCTTGTAGCGGCTCTTGTCTCCATCCCTCAGCTCTAGAGCCTCATAGATGCCTGTGGACGCTCCACTGGGCACTGCAGCCCTGAAAAgacctgagagagacagagagagagacggagagagagagaggtagagagagagagagagagagagagagagagacagagagagagagagaggagggagagagagaaagagagagagcgagagagaaagaggagagataagggagagagagagagagagaaagagagagaaggcaaGGGGAGGGAGGTGTAAAAGATGGCAATAGAGAGAGTAACGTTGGAGGGGAATTATATAGTAAGAGAAAGAATAGGTGATGCTCTTAAGAATGTATCATAGCTTTTGGCTAATCTTAGCGCTCTTTGTATGGTGTGATGCTCAGCTTTGCAGACAGGAATGAGAGGTGTCACCTTTCTCTGTGCACAGGTCCACCTCCACAGTGGGGTTTCCTCGGGAGTCCAGGATCTCCCTCGCAATGATGCTCACAATCGACAtcctgtgaaagagagagagaaaggaaggagagaaagagatttaTTTTTACCATTGCATTTGCACATACAGTAAGGAAGTGCATAATGGAAGTGCAAATTAAGTGTGCAGAGTGTGACATTACGATTGCTATATCCCATCATGATTTATGAGAGAGTTCCACCATGTAAAGTTGCAAGACATCAAACAGTACGAATGTAATTGATTTTACAATGCATCGTGTACCAGAAGGTTAGATGGCGCTACTACCATGGTAAAAGGACCAGACTATCTGAATTCAAGTTCATGATGCTAAAACATGGCTCACTCAGACACTATGCCGCTATCAGACCTGAGAGTTGTGGAATCTGTGGTCAGTGACTCAAGCTAAATGACGACATCGTTCCTAGTCACCTGGCTCACGACTCCATGAGACACAGGGAATCCATCACTGCCATTGGTCAAGATTGGACTGTCAGCGCCCAGCTCACCATGACAAGCCTTATATCCAGAAATCCACAGGAGAGAAggttttgcaattttataacaaatgtcatgtaattctactcattttgccatggggcggagagaaaaatATGCAGgaccggctctgactgcatgtgtgggtatgcagatccacgagccactgcggcccctcatgatgagttcaccatcaaagttgcccatccctgccctaTTGTGTACCATATGATGTCATTATCATTTTCCTTATTAATAGTAATTAGCCCCTAATAGTTATTGTTGCTAATTGCTCATTTATTTTCATCAAAATAACAAAGGATCCCTAAAGAACTGCACAGCTATGTAATCTCCTGTCTTCACAAAAAGACAAATGTTGCAGCAGCTGAAATGAAATGTCACTGAAATGACAACTGAAATATTGTGCATTGAATAACATGCTAAAATAAGTCCCTGTACACTTACAGTTCTATTCTATGACAACCCCCTCATTCTGTCAGCCCCATACATTGCCGTCTATAGATGTATGAATGTCGCTGTATgtttttcactgacatttttgtGGCGCAGAAATATATCATACATTCCTTTCAGCCCTATATTTTCAGTCACTATGAATTTATTTAACCATATGTTCTTCGTTGAAATGCTTTTAATTTAATGGTGCCACAATATGCATAAATCCCTATccactttcagccaatcagcccCATTTTCGTGACTCATATATGAATGCAGCCGTAAGTTACATAACCCCTCCTCCCCAGCAGCTTGCCGTATGAGGACACCCATGTCCACACCGAACCTACTGTAGATTGCAGCACTCAGCATAAATACCCAGAGAGACGGAGAAGGGGAGGGGTTGGGGCGATGGTgaaaaaaatagataaataattaAATCCCTCCTTTTGGCTGAAGAACAGAGGAGATTCAGAgattgaggaggagagagggatgcttGGGTATaaaggagagcagggagagagagagaagcagaaggcTTATTTTCGCAGGATTGGCACCGATTGGACACGGTGACACAGATGCATGGAGAGCGGTCAAACGcacggcgcacacacacacttttacagacGCTGACActatccctcttcctctctctctcacacgttcACTGTACACACGCATCGTACACATACTGATACAGACATTCAAGGCTCTTTCCCTCCCATTCActgtctctcaaacacacacacacacacagagacgtgtagagctctcccttcctctccctgcctcatagacacacacacacacacacacacgcacatgctaGCGCAATCACAATCACATttttctccacacacacacacagatcatgcACAGAGGCACCGGTAAAGAACAAAAATGCTCTAATAGAAACTGACATGCAcgtacatacagtacacacacacacacacacacacacacacacacacacacagtgaatcaATAAAATACCTAGAACCCAGAGCCAGGGCTGACACATTAGTTAGCATACACAACCGTAACTCCTCACATACAGAACTAGGCAAGAAGCAGCAGCATCATCACCCCGACCCACTCCAACACAGCACATCTCTGCTACTGGGATGCAATCAATACAAGATGCAGGAATGAAACAGGGGATGACGGAACACAGTCTGGAGAAtgaaaaaagagagaggaagagaattaGGATTTTCCATCATTACCTGCCGTCTGTGTGTTCCGCCTAATAGGGCTAGCCAGAAAatactggagagagatggagagagagggagagaaacagagagagggagggggagaaacggagagagagggagagcaaagaGGAGGaaaacagagggagggggtaaaATGTGTGACAGAAGGGGGAGGGGATGACAGGATGACTCACAATAAGATGctgagaaaagaggagagagagagggaagagagtgagGAGGGGGAGGTCAAGGGGATTGACTAATTAGAcggaaagagggatggaggagaggtggaTCGGAGAGAAAAAGACAGGGTACTGCATTTGGAACTGCAAATCAGCTGTAAAAATAGAGAGGGGAAGGAAGAAGTGGAAGGGGTCTGtctacccccttctctctctttccctctctcatctagcttcatctctctcatctctccactctcatctctctctctctttcatgatCTTGTAAAGGCAGTGTAGTCGGTATAGAAGGCACCGTCCATATACACTATTACATAATCtatactaaataataataataataataacatgccatttagcagacgcttttatccaaagtaacttacagtcatgtgtgcatacatttttacgtatgggtggtcccggggatcgaacccactaccctggcgttacaagcgccatgctctaccaattgagctacagaggaccacaaacacaggcacagcaATGATGCACCTACAGTGTATCCCATTTcttatacactcagtggccagtttattacgtacaccaccccgttcacgaaaatggatcgctcctccagacagtgagtcacgtggccgtggcttactatataaagcaggcagacaggcatcgaggtaTTCAGTTACTGCTCGATTGAATGTTAGCATGGGCAAAACGAGTCACCTATacaactttgagcgtggtatgatcgtcggtgccaggcgcgcctcttccagtatctcagaaactgaCGGGATTTTCAcacacaacagtgtctagggtttaccgagaatagtgcgacaaacagaaaacatccagtcagcagcagccctgtgggcaaaaacagcttgttgatgagagaggtcaaaggagaatggcaagaatcgtgcaagctaacaggtgggccgcaaacaggcaaataacggcgcataTTGGATGCATATCttggaatgcacaactcgtcgatccttgtcacagaAGGGGTATTGCAGCAGACAACCACACCAGGTTCCCATCCTATCAGCTTAAAACAATAAGAAGCCACTCCAGTGGGGACACGATcatcaacactggacaattgaggagtggaaaaacattgcctggtccaacaaatcccggttcctgttgtgtCATGGCAGAGTCGGGATTTGGCGTAAACAGCATGAGTctatggacccatcctgcctggtgtcaacggtataggctggtggtggtggtgtaatggtgtggggaatgttttcctggcacatgttaggtcctttgataccaattgagcaatgtttccatgccccaaaaaattcaggctgttctggaggcaatggggggggggttctcatgtcaccccgctcctccgcacactccactggcttccagttgaggctcgcatctactacaagaccatggtgcttgcctacggagctgtgaggggaacggcacctccttaccttcaggctctgatcagaccctacacccaaacgagggcactacgttcatccacctctggcctgctagctcccctacctctacggaagcacagttcccactcagcccagtcaaagctattcgctgctctggcaccccaatggtggaacaagctcccccacgacgccaggacagcggagtcactgaccaccttccggagacacttgaaaccctacctctttaaggaatacctggaatagtataaagtaatccttcttcccccaccccccatttttttaaaaaggtagttgtcccactggctatcataagttgaatgcaccaatttgtaagtcgctctggataagagcgtctgctaaatgacttaaatgtaaatgtactagatGGGTGTTACATTTGAAAAATATGTTTATAAGCTGTAAGAGAACAATTACACAGAAATAccaaaacatttcaaatgtatttttGCTTTAAAATATGCTTATATGCAAAAGCATCCATGAAATGTCATGTCCTTAAAAATGGCAAGTTGTTGATTACTGGAGGGGTTTAATGTTTTAGGACCGCTTGACGGTTATACAGATAGACAGGAGGTTAGGGTGAAATAGTGTGGAAGTAGTGTGtatgtgcatttgtgtgtatgtCAGTGAAAGTGTGCATTTCTGCGCatgcatgtacgtgtgtgtgtgtttaaagggGTATGCCTAGACAGAGGAGTTAGATATCTATAATTCTATAATTAAATGGCCAAGTTTAATGGGATTATCTTTGGAATACAACAACAATGTCCTTGACACCCAtctcactcagagagagagagcgagagcgagagagcgagagcgaaagagaaaatgggggaggggggagagaggagggcaaagagcagagggagagagagagatgtacagggAAAGTGCTTCTCTCCAACTCTATCCAACTACTATTTTAATCATGGTTGATTGACAGTATGTCCGCCCTCTCGTCACACGTCTGGTTCTCCAACCTCTGTTTCAGTCCACACAGCTGCTCCTGTCCCATCCTCCTTCCTCTCATTTCTTATTTTCCTTTtggaatgtgtgtgtgcctgtgtgcgtcTATGTTATTTGTGAGGACAGAGGGAGCCAGAGGAGGTGCAGATGTCAGGGGAGGCACAGGGGTGGATGGGTTGCCAGTAGAAAGAGAGCCAGTGTAACAGCTAGGGGAGTTTGCATGGACTCCTCTCCTAGGGcagcatgtgcgtgtgtgtgtgtatgtgtgtggggcaatggatggagagagaaagcaaaggaaatagaaagagagattcacaaatacacacaaattGTATTCATAGCCATGATTTGAAATAATGCCTTGGTGTTAATGCTCTAGCTTCTAATTATCGTCTATAGTTTCCAGACTCCAGTTAAGAATCATCGACACATTTCTTTCCATAGGTGGATTCTGGATGATGAGGGGGTATGCCAACAGCTGTTCAGTGTGTAGGCTAAGCATGGGTAGCTTAGTTTGCAGGTGTATCGAAAGACTGCAGAATTCCTATACTACCTAATACATTACACTAGCTCCACATTGTCCAGATGTATTTTGccctgtttgtttgttttctgccttgctactacagTTCAAAACCCAATGGTCTTATAATGAACGGTGTCTTCAAATCAGTGGTCTAAAgcagctacctgctcctcctGTCTCTGTGTCCTCCATTTTGATCTGGAAATTGGATAGACAAAAGCAATATGGTGGATGTGGTCTATGGGCCATCGGCtgttgttaaaaaaaaataatgatgGCATTAATACATCAGGTGCCAGCTACTGCTGTCATGCCCTTTCGAAAATGGACAATAAATATCTATTATTTTTATACTTTTTAGTGATATCCaattgtcccatcgctgcaactcccctacggactcgggagaggcgaaggtcaagagccatgcgtcctctgaaacatgaccctgccaagccgcactgcttcttgacacactgctcgtttaacccagaagccagccgcatcaaagtgtcggaggaaacaccatacaactgGAGACTGAAGCAAGCGTGCAttcgcccggcccaccacaaggagtcgctagagcgcgatgggacaagggcatcctggccggccaaaccctcccttaacccggtcgacgctgggccaattggccGCCACCTcatgcgacacagcctgggatcgaatccgggtctgtagtgacacctctaacactgcaatgcagtgccttagaccgctgcgccactcgggaggcccataaATATTTATTCTATACTGTGATCTGCCATCAAGAGGTCCGAATGTTATGGTACGTACAGGACAGGTATCAGGCTTGTCTTGTAGATGGAGGTTCATGCCCCAGCCCTGCTATCCTCTAGCCTGACGACTCACACAATTCTTCCGCTGCTCTGTTGTTCACTACATACTTTAGTCGGAGATTGCCATCATTGAAGTTGTTCGTGGTGAGGAGGGGCACAAgcggtgttgtacaaaacaaagtcagcgattggatcgtctctaaccaatcagagtatcaaagccaatgacgaatTTTCAAACCTCCGCTTTAAccggtttccactagatagcacagccacaaagtcccaAAATGGGCTATATCCCAAAAATTAATGGGGGAAAAATAATTTTTGGGCTTAACTTAAGGTTGGGGTTGGGCaaaaggttagcagtgtggttagggttaaggtaaggttcaaaatcatattttaaagctgcaatatgtaactttttgggtggcctgaccaaattcacatagaaatgtgagttatagatctgtcattctcattgaaagcaagtctaagaagctgtaGAGCTGTTcttgtgcgctatttctatgcttcccgttattaagttttgtttttgcgtcttttacacCAGCTTCTTTtacattgggctcccgagtggcacagtggtctaaggcactgcatctcagtgcttgaggcgtcactacagaccccctggttggattccaggctgtatcacaactggccgtgattgggagtcccatagggcggcgcacaattggcccgggtttggccggtgtaggccgtcattgtaaataagaatttgttcttaactgacttacctagttaaataaaggttaaaaaaacagCGAAAATACACTATTTTTGGTTACTGaaaatatttcacagcggtttagatggtacaatgattctctacacattgcttgttttgtcacattaaTTTAAATTAGGAGAACTATTACAATTCTAGCAACCAGGAAacggcagagcgatttctgcatattgcaccttttaagaagagaaattgtagaaatgggtggggtttatgactttgtggatgtggtaactagtgacgacgaCTTCACCCAGGTGTGTTCTGGCTGTGGCCCAACCCATTGGTTTCTTGACAAATCAGACAGCCCCAAATGTGTTCACATCCAGTGAAGGCACAGATTATCCATTAAATTGACCAGATGGCCTCTCtaacaattaaaataaatgtcttcaaaaaATGGAAGAAGgtcgggaggaggcaagatcaggtgggaccattctagccaatgagaggcaGATACGCgagtgaacaacaggcacaactccgatataaagtgttttttttctcaaaatctctctcggacaaggtgacctTTATCGagatattcggctctatttactcttagattcgaaaatgctaattggCATCAAAGtggacatcatgcaagactacaaatccctgcaagctcctgcacgtcatctctagctgacacctttgctaacaggtattgtgtcaatttaaaacttgcacaagacagttcacagaattgtcaattttaTAGAAATGTAtccaatttattaattactaaATAGAGTTAACAGATAGTTAATCTGTAGTTCTTTAAGATAgcaacattagcagctaattagcgtttcattaattgggggtggggagagggacatacaggtgaatatattgataagcCACCTTGTCCTAAAGagattttaagtgtttctaaaatccctatAGGAAAAATGAATgatggaaaaatgattggaaccatttccttgtttgaccgctaggttttatgggtattatgacttgTACTGAGGTACTCTATAGTGGAGACGAAACTAACTAACTAAATCTGTGAGCTTGGCATAGCATTTGGCAGGAGCAAGGAGTCTGGTTAGCCAGGCAAGCTATCCTCCCCCTAATTCACTGTGCTCAGAAAGTAGCCCACTGGTAAAAATTTGTTACTTACTCCTGCTAGAATAGCATTCAGTACTCAACTCTCCTGTGGCATGCCTCACCACCAGGCAGGTCCAGGCTTGCTCTGAACTTAAACATGTACAGACTCTCACTGATCAGTAAAGCAATACTGCAGATTGATATATTGTGTTAGTGGAAAAACGTGGTTTGCCATGTTACCAATGTCAACCCCTCCCCACTAATGATCACCTGCCTGCCCTAATAAAAGCTATTCAAAGTTCTCACCATTTGCCAAGGACAATGTAGGTAGTCTATGGAGGATGTCTCTCTTTTGCACTCTAGATTTTGTTACATAACTATGGAGGGAGGGTAGATAAAAAGGTAGTATATACTAACTACTAAATCCTGAGGGCTGGGTTGTTTGACACGCCTCCTTTACAGTGAGCTCTCGCGAGCGAACCCCCAGATGTAACAACGCCTGGTTGTGGACTGATAAGGTAGCTAACGTTAAGCTTTTGCAATCTTA contains:
- the LOC121571552 gene encoding gamma-enolase isoform X2; its protein translation is MSIVSIIAREILDSRGNPTVEVDLCTEKGLFRAAVPSGASTGIYEALELRDGDKSRYKGKGVLKAVGHINDTLAPALIASGISVVEQEQLDNTMIEMDGTENKSQFGANAILGISLAICKAGAAEKEVPLYRHIADLAGNTELVLPVPAFNVINGGSHAGNKLAMQEFMVLPVGAESFRDALRVGSELYHTLRGVIQEKYGQDATNVGDEGGFAPNILENSEALELIKTAIEKAGFTDKVVIGMDVAASEFYREGKYDLDFKSPPDADRHISGEELSDIYQSFVNDYPVVSIEDPFDQDDWAAWSRLTASVGIQVVGDDLTVTNPKRIEKAAEERACNCLLLKVNQIGSVTEAIQACKLAQANGWGVMVSHRSGETEDTFIADLVVGLCTGQIKTGAPCRSERLAKYNQLMRIEEELGDQARFAGYNFRNPTAL
- the LOC121571552 gene encoding gamma-enolase isoform X1, which encodes MCCVGVGRGDDAAASCLVLMSIVSIIAREILDSRGNPTVEVDLCTEKGLFRAAVPSGASTGIYEALELRDGDKSRYKGKGVLKAVGHINDTLAPALIASGISVVEQEQLDNTMIEMDGTENKSQFGANAILGISLAICKAGAAEKEVPLYRHIADLAGNTELVLPVPAFNVINGGSHAGNKLAMQEFMVLPVGAESFRDALRVGSELYHTLRGVIQEKYGQDATNVGDEGGFAPNILENSEALELIKTAIEKAGFTDKVVIGMDVAASEFYREGKYDLDFKSPPDADRHISGEELSDIYQSFVNDYPVVSIEDPFDQDDWAAWSRLTASVGIQVVGDDLTVTNPKRIEKAAEERACNCLLLKVNQIGSVTEAIQACKLAQANGWGVMVSHRSGETEDTFIADLVVGLCTGQIKTGAPCRSERLAKYNQLMRIEEELGDQARFAGYNFRNPTAL